The following proteins come from a genomic window of Plectropomus leopardus isolate mb chromosome 11, YSFRI_Pleo_2.0, whole genome shotgun sequence:
- the tmem170a gene encoding transmembrane protein 170A: MQDRYNEIGFVQQILGLNLVPRKNGTYRGNDTHLSATSQMWYGVFLWAAVSSLVFHLPAALLSLATLRQHKMARFMPIAILLMGIVGPVCGGVLTSAAIAGVYKAAGKKMISLEALVFGVGQSFCVVVISFLRVLATL, translated from the exons ATGCAGGACAGGTATAACGAGATCGGCTTCGTCCAGCAGATACTCGGGTTGAATTTAGTGCCGAGGAAAAATGGCACGTACCGAGGAAACGACACACATCTCTCAGCGACTTCTCAG ATGTGGTACGGAGTGTTTCTGTGGGCGGCGGTCTCCTCGCTGGTCTTCCACCTGCCTGCAGCCCTGCTCTCCCTTGCCACGCTGCGCCAGCACAAGATGGCCCGATTCATGCCCATCGCCATCCTCCTCATGGGCATCGTGGGGCCAGTTTGTGGGGGAGTCCTCACCA gTGCAGCCATAGCAGGTGTGTACAAGGCAGCAGGGAAGAAGATGATCTCTCTGGAGGCTCTCGTGTTCGGTGTAGGACAGTCATTTTGCGTCGTCGTCATCTCCTTCCTCAGGGTACTTGCTACCCTTTAG